From a single Leucoraja erinacea ecotype New England unplaced genomic scaffold, Leri_hhj_1 Leri_116S, whole genome shotgun sequence genomic region:
- the LOC129715416 gene encoding uncharacterized protein LOC129715416 gives MARTKQTARKSTGGKAPRKQLATKAARKSAPATGGVKKPHRYRPGTVALREIRRYQKSTELLIRKLPFQRLVREIAQDFKTDLRFQSSAVMALQEASEAYLVGLFEDTNLCAIHAKRVTIMPKDIQLARRIRGERVKHVAVSTCTDPSYSAFLIENLYFELVYLVTAFVPSDTACLASSPGSSRRTAVWISRELMVDRLLDAVTYTGHAKRKTVTAMDVLYALKRQGRTITMARTKQTARKSTGGKAPRKQLATKAARKSAPATGGVKKPHRYRPGTVALREIRRYQKSTELLIRKLPFQRLVREIAQDFKTDLRFQSSAVMALQEASEAYLVGLFEDTNLCAIHAKRVTIMPKDIQLARRIRGERA, from the exons ATGGCCCGGACCAAGCAGACAGCGCGCAAATCGACCGGAGGGAAAGCTCCTCGCAAACAGCTGGCGACCAAAGCGGCGCGGAAGAGCGCTCCAGCCACGGGCGGAGTGAAGAAGCCTCACCGCTACCGGCCCGGCACCGTGGCTTTGCGGGAGATCCGGCGCTACCAGAAATCCACCGAGCTGCTCATCCGTAAACTGCCCTTCCAGCGCCTGGTGCGTGAGATCGCTCAGGACTTCAAGACAGACCTGCGCTTCCAGAGCTCGGCCGTCATGGCCCTGCAGGAGGCCAGCGAGGCTTACCTGGTGGGGCTCTTTGAGGACACCAACCTGTGCGCCATCCACGCCAAGCGAGTCACCATCATGCCCAAAGACATCCAGCTGGCCCGCCGCATCCGCGGGGAGCGC GTTAAACATGTAGCCGTGAGTACTTGCACGGACCCAAGCTATTCcgccttttt GATTGAGAATCTTTACTTCGAACTGGTATACTTGGTCACCGCCTTTGTCCCTTCCGACACGGCGTGCTTGGCCAGCTCCCCGGGCAGCAGCAGGCGCACGGCGGTCTGGATCTCCCGGGAGCTGATGGTCGATCGCTTGTT GGATGCGGTCACCTACACCGGGCACGCCAAGCGTAAGACGGTCACTGCCATGGATGTGTTGTACGCTCTGAAACGCCAGGGCCGCACTAT CACAATGGCCCGGACCAAGCAGACAGCGCGTAAATCGACTGGAGGGAAAGCTCCTCGCAAACAACTGGCGACCAAAGCGGCGCGGAAGAGCGCTCCAGCCACGGGCGGAGTGAAGAAGCCTCACCGCTACCGGCCCGGCACCGTGGCTTTGCGGGAGATCCGGCGCTACCAGAAATCCACCGAGCTGCTCATCCGTAAACTGCCCTTCCAGCGCCTGGTGCGTGAGATCGCTCAGGACTTCAAGACAGACCTGCGCTTCCAGAGCTCGGCCGTCATGGCCCTGCAGGAGGCCAGCGAGGCTTACCTGGTGGGGCTCTTTGAGGACACCAACCTGTGCGCCATCCACGCCAAGCGAGTCACCATCATGCCCAAAGACATCCAGCTGGCCCGCCGCATCCGCGGGGAGCGCGCTTAA
- the LOC129715427 gene encoding late histone H2B.L4 produces the protein MPDAPKVKVAKKGAKKAVSKPAGKAGKKRRRSRKESYGIYIYKVMKQVHPDTGISSKAMSIMNSFVNDIFERIAGEASRLAHYNKRSTISSREIQTAVRLLLPGELAKHAVSEGTKAVTKYTSSK, from the coding sequence ATGCCTGACGCACCGAAAGTGAAAGTGGCCAAGAAGGGCGCCAAGAAAGCCGTGTCCAAACCTGCAGGCAAAGCGGGTAAGAAGCGCAGGAGGTCGAGGAAGGAGAGTTACGGCATCTACATCTACAAAGTGATGAAGCAGGTTCACCCCGACACCGGCATCTCCTCCAAGGCCATGAGCATCATGAACTCGTTCGTCAATGATATTTTCGAGCGCATCGCGGGTGAGGCTTCCCGCTTGGCTCATTACAACAAGCGATCGACCATCAGCTCCCGGGAGATCCAGACCGCCGTGCGCCTGCTGCTGCCCGGGGAGCTGGCCAAGCACGCCGTGTCGGAAGGGACAAAGGCGGTGACCAAGTATACCAGTTCGAAGTAA
- the LOC129715422 gene encoding late histone H2B.L4-like, with amino-acid sequence MPDAPKVKVAVAKKGAKKAVSKPAGKAGKKRRRSRKESYGIYIYKVMKQVHPDTGISSKAMSIMNSFVNDIFERIAGEASRLAHYNKRSTISSREIQTAVRLLLPGELAKHAVSEGTKAVTKYTSSK; translated from the coding sequence ATGCCTGACGCACCGAAAGTGAAAGTGGCAGTGGCCAAGAAGGGCGCCAAGAAAGCCGTGTCCAAACCTGCAGGCAAGGCGGGTAAGAAGCGCAGGAGGTCGAGGAAGGAGAGTTACGGCATCTACATCTACAAAGTGATGAAGCAGGTTCACCCCGACACCGGCATCTCCTCCAAGGCCATGAGCATCATGAACTCGTTCGTCAACGATATTTTCGAGCGCATCGCGGGTGAGGCTTCCCGCTTGGCTCATTACAACAAGCGGTCGACCATCAGCTCCCGGGAGATCCAGACCGCCGTGCGCCTGCTGCTGCCCGGGGAGCTGGCCAAGCACGCCGTGTCGGAAGGGACAAAGGCGGTGACCAAGTATACCAGTTCGAAGTAA
- the LOC129715419 gene encoding histone H1-like yields MSETAVVEAAPPPAQIKAPKEKAAAARKKTAGPKLGERIDKIVADCHERRGMSLVAVSKGLAASGIDVEKYHKLIKVTIKRKLETGSLVQTKGKGASGSFKAAAKEGVVKMAKKAKKPASKVSKTKNPTVKKNSPKKPPAKKMFKKTVNKKSPAKRVGVKKSPAKRVVVKKPTPKRPVAKKSAAKKAAPNSPKKSPVTKVKVVKTSRKAPKPKPAAKVLKKTTRK; encoded by the coding sequence ATGAGCGAGACCGCAGTCGTTGAAGCGGCTCCTCCGCCCGCCCAAATCAAGGCTCCCAAGGAGAAGGCGGCGGCCGCCCGGAAAAAGACCGCCGGTCCCAAGCTGGGGGAACGGATCGACAAGATTGTTGCGGATTGCCACGAACGGCGAGGAATGTCCCTGGTGGCGGTATCGAAGGGACTGGCCGCCAGTGGTATCGATGTTGAAAAGTACCACAAGCTCATCAAGGTGACCATCAAGAGGAAATTGGAAACCGGTTCCCTGGTTCAGACCAAGGGCAAGGGCGCCTCGGGCTCCTTCAAGGCCGCGGCGAAAGAAGGCGTCGTGAAAATGGCAAAGAAAGCCAAGAAACCAGCGTCCAAGGTTTCGAAGACCAAAAATCCGACCGTCAAAAAAAACTCGCCCAAGAAACCACCGGCAAAGAAAATGTTCAAGAAAACGGTAAACAAGAAATCACCCGCCAAGAGAGTTGGGGTCAAGAAATCGCCCGCCAAGAGAGTTGTGGTCAAGAAACCAACACCTAAGAGACCGGTGGCTAAGAAATCAGCTGCCAAGAAGGCGGCGCCCAACAGCCCCAAGAAGTCTCCAGTAACAAAGGTGAAAGTGGTCAAGACGTCGAGAAAAGCGCCGAAGCCGAAACCAGCGGCGAAAGTCCTGAAAAAAACGACAAGAAAATGA
- the LOC129715432 gene encoding histone H4, with protein sequence MSGRGKGGKGLGKGGAKRHRKVLRDNIQGITKPAIRRLARRGGVKRISGLIYEETRGVLKVFLENVIRDAVTYTEHAKRKTVTAMDVVYALKRQGRTLYGFGG encoded by the coding sequence ATGTCTGGCAGAGGGAAAGGAGGCAAAGGACTGGGCAAAGGCGGAGCCAAACGGCATCGCAAAGTTTTACGTGATAATATCCAAGGCATCACCAAACCAGCTATCCGCCGCCTGGCTCGGCGTGGCGGTGTCAAGCGAATCTCGGGTCTGATCTACGAGGAGACCCGTGGGGTGCTGAAGGTTTTCTTGGAGAATGTGATCAGGGATGCGGTCACCTACACCGAGCACGCCAAGCGTAAGACGGTCACTGCCATGGATGTGGTGTACGCTCTGAAACGCCAGGGCCGCACTCTGTATGGCTTCGGCGGTTGA